The nucleotide sequence CGATCTGGTCGTTCCGGCTGCGGCCCGCGCGGAGCTTGCCGCCGAGCTCGGGGCCGGCGATCGCCATGAGGTGCCGCTCGAGAGCGGAGTGGACGTCCTCGTCGGAGTCGGCAGCGGTGAGGGTGCCGTCGGCGACGCCGCGCTCCAGGGCGTCGAGCGCGTCGAGCATGCCCTTCAGCTCGGCCGCGGTGAGGTAGCCGGCGGCGTTCAGGGCGGCGGCGTGTGCGCGGGATCCTGCGATGTCGTAGGGGGCCAGCTGCCAGTCGAACTGAGTCGACTTCGACAGGGCCTGCAGCTCGGGGCTGGGGCCGGAGGCGAACCGGCCGCCCCACAGGGCGCCAGCCCGCCCCGAATCAGCACTGCGCGCGCCAGCCTCGGTCGCCCGGTTCGAGTCGCTCACCGTCACCCCTCCTGTTCGAGGATCCAGGCGAGCAGCGCCTTCTGGGCGTGGAGGCGGTTCTCCGCTTCGTCCCAGATCACGCTGCGCGGGCCGTCGATGACGTCGGCCTCAACCTCGTACCCGCGGTCGGCGGGGAGGCAGTGGAGGAAGATCGCGTCGGACTTCGACTGGTCCATGAGGGCCTGGTCGACCTTGTACGACCCGAACGTCTCGACGCGGTACGCCTTCTCGCTCTCCTTGCCCATGGACACCCAGGTGTCGGTGACGACGACGTCCGCACCGCGCACCGCCTCGGCTGCGTCGGTGACGACGGTGATCGAGCCGCCGGTCTCGGCGGCGCGGGCCTGTGCGTCGCGGACGACCTCGGCATCGGGAGCGAACTCCGCCGGAGCGCCGATGCGGACGTGCATGCCCGCCGTGGCGCCGGCGAGGAGATACGACTGCGCCATGTTGCAGCGGCCATCGCCGACGAAGGCGACGGTCAGCCCGGCAAGCGTGCCCTTCTTCTCGCGGATCGTGAGGAGGTCGGCGAGGAGCTGGCACGGGTGGAAGTCGTCGCTCAGAGCGTTGATGACGGGCACCATGGCGCCGTGCGCCATCTCCTCCAGGCCCGCCTGGGCGTAGGTGCGCCAGACGATCGCCGCGACCTGCCGTTCGAGGACGCGCGCGGTGTCGCCCGGGGTCTCCTTGCCGCCGAGCTGGCTCGACGCGGTCTCGAGGATCAGCGGCTGGCCGCCGAGGTCGGCGATGCCGACCGCGAACGAGACGCGGGTGCGGGTGGACGACTTGTCGAAGATCACCGCCACCGTCTGGGGCCCGGCGAGGGGGCGCTCGCTCCAGCGGTCGGCCTTGAGCGCCTCGGCGCGGTCGAGGATCGCGGTCTGCTCGGCGGGGCTGAGGTCGTCGTCGCGGAGGAAGTGCCGGGTCATTCGAGACCTTTCAGAACGGAGGTGAGGGTCGACGTGAACTCCGCGATCTCGGCGTCGCCCACGATGAGCGGGGGCGCGATCCTGAGGCTCGAGTCGTTGGGCGCGTTGATGATGAGGCCGGCGTCGAGCGCCTTCGCGGAGATCTCTGCCGCGATGGGCTCGTCGAGGCCGACGCCGATGAGGAGGCCGCGGCCGCGGACCTCGACGATGTGCGACGAG is from Frondihabitans australicus and encodes:
- the argF gene encoding ornithine carbamoyltransferase, whose product is MTRHFLRDDDLSPAEQTAILDRAEALKADRWSERPLAGPQTVAVIFDKSSTRTRVSFAVGIADLGGQPLILETASSQLGGKETPGDTARVLERQVAAIVWRTYAQAGLEEMAHGAMVPVINALSDDFHPCQLLADLLTIREKKGTLAGLTVAFVGDGRCNMAQSYLLAGATAGMHVRIGAPAEFAPDAEVVRDAQARAAETGGSITVVTDAAEAVRGADVVVTDTWVSMGKESEKAYRVETFGSYKVDQALMDQSKSDAIFLHCLPADRGYEVEADVIDGPRSVIWDEAENRLHAQKALLAWILEQEG